From a single Lolium rigidum isolate FL_2022 chromosome 7, APGP_CSIRO_Lrig_0.1, whole genome shotgun sequence genomic region:
- the LOC124672752 gene encoding putative serpin-Z5, which produces MEALKALAVRRLPKLCRSIATEAAAADLPARSPTCRSGQQAFALALNKRLADDAARRNANLIFSPVSVYAALSLVAAGARERTLSELLSVLGAPSRDDLTGSVSALAEQALADRSQTGGPQLNFACGVWHDETRPLKPAYIDVVVKYYRAQTCALDFHRKPKEAAKQINEWVEESTNRLITGIIDPKELTEAVDLVLANAIYFRGKWHRPFDKKDTKDDKFHRLDGSTVDVPFMRHSRSQRIACHDGFKVLQLPYEQDRPLPGQPQALYTMCVFLPDARDGLSRLTDRIASDPDFLGNHMPRGTVEIGDFRLPKFKLDFNTRLNGVLQGLGINEAFKLGKADFSEMVADDGLHRSLALGEVIHKAVIEVNEEGTEATAVTACFMFGSAGCRRPVLVDFVADHPFAFFVREELSGAILFAGHVLDPSTPNE; this is translated from the exons ATGGAAGCCCTGAAGGCGCTCGCCGTCCGCCGCCTTCCCAAACTATGCCGATCGATCGCGACGGAAGCCGCCGCGGCCGATCTTCCTGCCCGGTCACCGACCTGCCGCTCCGGCCAGCAGGCGTTCGCTCTAGCGCTCAACAAGCGCCTCGCAGACGACGCTGCCAGGAGAAACGCCAACCTCATCTTCTCGCCGGTGTCCGTCTACGCGGCGCTATCGCTGGTGGCGGCCGGCGCCCGAGAGCGCACCCTCTCGGAGCTGCTCAGCGTCCTCGGCGCGCCGTCGCGCGACGACCTCACCGGGTCCGTCAGTGCGCTGGCGGAGCAGGCCCTGGCCGACCGGTCGCAGACGGGCGGGCCGCAGCTCAACTTCGCGTGTGGCGTGTGGCATGACGAGACTAGGCCTCTCAAGCCCGCCTACATCGACGTCGTCGTCAAGTACTACAGGGCGCAGACGTGCGCCCTAGACTTCCACCGAAAG CCCAAGGAAGCAGCGAAGCAGATCAACGAATGGGTGGAGGAATCCACGAACAGGCTTATCACCGGGATCATTGATCCTAAGGAACTGACCGAGGCAGTCGACCTCGTGCTCGCTAACGCCATCTACTTCAGGGGCAAGTGGCACCGTCCTTTCGACAAGAAGGATACCAAGGATGACAAGTTCCACCGCCTGGACGGCAGCACCGTCGACGTGCCCTTCATGCGACACTCACGCAGCCAGCGCATCGCCTGCCACGACGGgttcaaggtcctccagctccCCTACGAGCAAGACCGGCCGTTGCCCGGTCAGCCGCAGGCGCTCTACACGATGTGCGTCTTCCTCCCAGACGCCCGCGACGGTCTGTCGCGGCTGACAGACAGGATTGCCAGCGACCCTGACTTTCTAGGCAACCACATGCCCAGGGGCACCGTCGAGATCGGTGACTTTCGTCTACCCAAGTTCAAGCTAGACTTTAACACTAGGTTGAACGGCGTTCTCCAGGGCCTGGGAATCAACGAGGCTTTTAAGCTGGGAAAGGCAGACTTCTCCGAGATGGTGGCGGACGATGGCCTCCACAGGAGCCTTGCGTTGGGGGAAGTGATCCACAAGGCTGTCATCGAGGTGAATGAGGAAGGCACCGAGGCGACCGCTGTTACCGCTTGCTTTATGTTCGGTTCAGCTGGCTGCCGACGGCCAGTACTTGTGGACTTCGTCGCTGATCATCCCTTTGCCTTCTTTGTGAGAGAGGAGTTGTCGGGTGCAATCCTGTTCGCAGGGCACGTCCTTGACCCCTCAACACCAAATGAGTGA
- the LOC124675869 gene encoding thiosulfate sulfurtransferase 16, chloroplastic-like, giving the protein MGSLRSSGSTGGEKALVESVDADAACALLSTGQYGYVDVRMWEDFDKGHVAGARNVPYYLSVTPHGRPEKNDRFVDQVAALHGKDDRLIVGCRSGVRSRLATADLVDAGFTNVKNLEGGYLSLLKSANPHPTAYRQ; this is encoded by the exons ATGGGCTCCCTGAGAAGCAGCGGCAGCACCGGCGGCGAGAAGGCTCTGGTGGAGAGCGTGGACGCGGATGCGGCGTGCGCGCTGCTGAGCACGGGGCAGTACGGGTACGTGGACGTGCGGATGTGGGAGGACTTCGACAAGGGGCACGTCGCCGGCGCCCGCAACGTGCCCTACTACCTCTCCGTCACGCCCCACGGCCGGCCGGAGAAGAACGACCGCTTCGTCGACCAGGTCGCCGCGCTCCACGGGAAGGACGACCGCCTCATCGTCGGCTGCCGGTCCGGAGTGCGCTCCAGGCTCGCCACCGCAGACCTCGTCGATGCC GGGTTTACGAATGTGAAGAACCTGGAAGGTGGCTACCTCTCCTTGCTGAAAAGTGCCAATCCTCATCCAACAGCTTATCGCCAGTAA